A region from the Lolium perenne isolate Kyuss_39 chromosome 4, Kyuss_2.0, whole genome shotgun sequence genome encodes:
- the LOC127296060 gene encoding transcription factor MYB2 → MDAIWMEQPCGRAASAVELRRGPWTVEEDALLAGYVGAHGEGRWNELAVAAGLRRTGKSCRLRWLNYLRPDVRRGDFTPREQLLILELHFRWGNRWSKIAGEMPGRTDNEIKNYWRTRVQKHAKQLNCDVDSKQFHDVMRHVWMPRLLERIQATSTPTPSLEHGEPLPMYRQSVASNSPLAACSGTGMCHSSSSWAGSSASLEVQFPSNQLVMNAGGAAGWPGSEQCGSGSEDIFDQSWLELLARACDDGAESVLFPDFELGDTASGVCEYSIERATPTCS, encoded by the coding sequence ATGGACGCGATTTGGATGGAGCAGCCCTGCGGCAGGGCGGCATCGGCGGTGGAGCTCCGGAGAGGGCCGTGGACGGTGGAGGAGGACGCGCTCCTTGCCGGCTACGTCGGCGCGCACGGCGAGGGCCGGTGGAACGAGCTGGCCGTCGCGGCGGGGCTGAGGCGCACGGGCAAGAGCTGCCGGCTCCGGTGGCTCAACTACCTCCGCCCCGACGTCCGGCGCGGCGACTTCACGCCGCGGGAGCAGCTGCTCATCCTGGAGCTCCATTTCCGGTGGGGCAACCGCTGGTCCAAGATCGCGGGGGAGATGCCGGGGAGGACGGACAACGAGATCAAGAACTACTGGCGAACCAGGGTGCAGAAGCACGCCAAGCAGCTCAACTGCGACGTCGACAGCAAGCAGTTCCACGACGTCATGAGGCACGTCTGGATGCCGCGCCTCCTCGAGAggatccaggcaacctccacgccCACGCCCAGCCTGGAACACGGGGAGCCCTTGCCCATGTACCGGCAGAGTGTTGCTTCGAACAGTCCGTTGGCAGCATGCAGCGGCACCGGCATGTGCCATTCTTCGTCGAGCTGGGCGGGTTCATCGGCGTCTCTAGAGGTGCAGTTCCCGTCCAACCAGCTTGTGATGAACGCCGGCGGCGCGGCGGGTTGGCCAGGAAGCGAGCAGTGTGGCAGCGGGAGCGAGGACATATTCGACCAGAGCTGGCTGGAGCTCCTCGCTCGTGCCTGCGACGACGGCGCGGAGTCTGTGCTGTTTCCAGACTTTGAATTGGGAGACACTGCAAGTGGAGTGTGCGAATATTCGATCGAGCGGGCGACACCCACTTGTTCTTGA